From Chloroflexota bacterium, one genomic window encodes:
- a CDS encoding radical SAM protein, producing MDEWLQEWGNRPGRKVRPFWWPPSLILRQAASALYVGTLSRWRELPRWFITYGFKCLPGAAGSRGMGCIGFPAHPVWEMTTACNLRCIHCHASSGKPAADELTTDEAKRLLDQLAEVGEFRMMAFTGGEPLVRHDLFELLAYSQALGFTNTMATNATLIDDALAHSLRRYGVVIAAVSLDGFDAATHDFVRGPPGAFEAALQGMRALRRAGILLHINITAMEYNMDQMEPLMSLVDELGTGILLMYQLVPVGRGRGIGEAALDLGANERLIRFMARAQRTTRAIMEPVAGPQYWPFLLQGAGIRGGLLLRLAETVFHGCSAGRGFIYIKPNGEVWPCPFIEVSCGNVRQTPFSTIWATSPVLEDLRGREKRLKGRCGECQYRRLCGGCRGRALATTGDYLSEDPSCFLHSSDHPSVGLGNNVGQECAPTPGLVGPSRPFSNPWEGNG from the coding sequence ATGGACGAATGGTTACAAGAGTGGGGGAACAGGCCTGGGCGCAAGGTGCGCCCCTTCTGGTGGCCACCCAGCCTGATCCTCCGACAAGCAGCGAGCGCGTTATACGTAGGCACACTATCCCGCTGGCGGGAATTACCGCGCTGGTTCATCACCTACGGCTTCAAATGCCTCCCCGGGGCCGCCGGTTCCCGAGGCATGGGTTGCATTGGCTTCCCGGCCCACCCTGTCTGGGAGATGACCACGGCCTGCAACTTGCGTTGCATCCACTGCCACGCTTCGAGCGGGAAGCCCGCAGCCGATGAATTGACCACCGACGAGGCCAAACGCCTTCTGGATCAACTCGCCGAGGTGGGGGAGTTTCGCATGATGGCCTTCACCGGCGGCGAGCCGCTGGTGCGCCACGACCTCTTCGAGTTGTTGGCCTACTCCCAGGCCCTGGGTTTCACCAATACTATGGCGACCAATGCCACTCTCATTGACGATGCGCTAGCCCACAGCCTGCGTCGCTACGGTGTGGTGATCGCCGCCGTGAGCCTGGATGGCTTCGATGCCGCAACCCATGACTTCGTGCGCGGCCCACCCGGCGCCTTCGAGGCCGCTTTGCAGGGGATGCGCGCCCTGCGCCGGGCCGGCATCCTCCTGCACATAAACATCACGGCGATGGAATACAACATGGATCAGATGGAACCCCTGATGTCCCTCGTGGATGAGTTGGGGACAGGCATTCTCCTGATGTACCAACTGGTGCCTGTGGGGCGGGGCCGAGGCATCGGGGAAGCGGCACTAGACCTGGGCGCCAACGAGCGTCTGATCCGCTTCATGGCCCGGGCACAGCGCACTACTCGGGCCATCATGGAGCCTGTGGCCGGGCCCCAATACTGGCCCTTCTTGCTGCAAGGGGCTGGCATCCGCGGCGGCTTGCTCCTGCGTCTGGCGGAAACGGTCTTTCACGGCTGCTCCGCAGGACGTGGCTTCATCTACATCAAGCCTAACGGCGAAGTCTGGCCCTGCCCTTTCATTGAGGTGAGTTGCGGCAATGTGCGCCAGACGCCCTTCTCTACCATCTGGGCCACATCTCCAGTCCTCGAAGACCTGAGAGGGCGAGAGAAACGCCTGAAAGGACGCTGCGGTGAGTGCCAGTACCGACGCTTATGTGGCGGCTGTCGAGGGCGGGCCTTGGCCACCACCGGCGACTACCTGTCTGAAGACCCCTCCTGTTTCCTCCACTCATCCGATCACCCTTCGGTGGGTTTGGGGAATAACGTCGGGCAAGAATGTGCTCCCACACCAGGCTTGGTTGGTCCATCACGGCCATTTTCCAATCCGTGGGAGGGTAACGGATGA
- a CDS encoding prenyltransferase, whose translation MAKNLRAWLALSRPPFHSVGVLPFILGGVLAWRQGTFRWDIAAWGVLGVVLVMLATYYAGEYWDYVEDSLGRGPSRFSGGSQVVQRGLLPRHAALRASLVSLLLAGGVGLILQLGYRTGPWTIPLGLLGMVGGFFYSTRPLRWVSRGWGELWIAFCYGWLPVAVGYYLQTGEITPLIHWLAVPIGLTIFNVILLNESPDYPADLAAGKTNLTVRLGREWASRLYGLAGLGSGAAVLFSLGHGVPARALWFYLPVLFLSLILVVQVMRGRWRDRSALERLCAANLAVNLGTTAAYIFTFIT comes from the coding sequence GTGGCTAAGAATTTGCGTGCCTGGCTGGCCCTTTCCCGCCCGCCATTTCACTCGGTAGGCGTGCTACCATTTATCCTGGGCGGGGTGTTGGCCTGGCGACAAGGAACCTTTCGCTGGGATATCGCTGCCTGGGGCGTGCTGGGCGTGGTACTCGTCATGCTGGCCACTTACTACGCCGGAGAATACTGGGATTACGTGGAGGATTCTCTTGGCAGGGGGCCTAGCCGCTTCTCCGGAGGCTCACAAGTGGTGCAGCGTGGCCTCCTCCCTCGCCACGCCGCCCTGCGGGCGTCACTGGTGAGTCTGCTGTTAGCCGGTGGGGTGGGGCTGATCCTCCAACTGGGCTACCGGACGGGCCCGTGGACCATCCCCTTGGGTCTCTTGGGCATGGTGGGTGGGTTCTTCTATTCGACGCGACCGCTGCGCTGGGTGAGCAGGGGATGGGGAGAGTTGTGGATCGCCTTCTGCTACGGCTGGCTGCCAGTGGCGGTGGGCTACTACCTGCAAACGGGGGAGATAACACCGCTGATACACTGGTTGGCGGTTCCCATCGGCCTCACCATCTTCAACGTGATACTGCTCAACGAATCTCCCGATTATCCCGCCGACCTGGCGGCAGGGAAGACGAACCTGACAGTGCGTCTGGGGCGAGAGTGGGCTTCCCGCTTGTATGGTCTCGCCGGTCTGGGAAGTGGGGCAGCGGTGTTGTTTTCCCTCGGTCACGGCGTGCCCGCACGGGCTTTGTGGTTCTATCTGCCCGTTTTATTTCTCTCGCTGATCCTGGTCGTGCAGGTGATGCGCGGGCGCTGGCGGGATCGGTCGGCTCTGGAGAGGCTATGCGCCGCCAACCTGGCAGTGAATTTGGGCACCACGGCGGCTTATATCTTCACCTTCATAACCTGA
- a CDS encoding glycosyltransferase family 2 protein, translated as MSKSISVFFPAYNDGGTIPSMVLTAIMTLRQLTDDYEVIVVNDGSQDYTGEVLAELAQHYPELRVITHERNRGYGGALRSGFANATKELIFYTDGDAQYDARELAILYPKMTDDVDIVQGYKISRSDPWYRTLIGRIYHWTVKIAFGLKVRDVDCDFRLIRRRVFDKVKLESNSGVICVEMVKKIQDAGFKFAEVPVHHYHRAYGKSQFFNFGRIARVGIDLTRLWWQLVGSRIVRRPAETAKP; from the coding sequence ATGTCCAAAAGCATCAGCGTCTTTTTCCCGGCCTACAATGATGGCGGCACCATCCCCAGTATGGTGCTCACCGCGATTATGACCCTGCGCCAGTTGACCGATGACTACGAGGTGATCGTGGTCAACGATGGGAGCCAGGATTACACCGGAGAGGTGCTGGCCGAACTGGCGCAACACTATCCCGAACTGCGGGTCATCACCCATGAGCGAAACCGTGGCTACGGTGGGGCCTTGCGCTCGGGCTTCGCCAACGCCACGAAGGAACTCATCTTTTACACCGACGGCGACGCCCAATACGACGCCCGCGAACTGGCCATCCTTTACCCAAAGATGACTGACGATGTGGACATCGTGCAGGGCTACAAGATCAGCCGCTCCGACCCCTGGTACCGCACCCTCATCGGGCGCATCTATCACTGGACGGTGAAGATCGCCTTCGGCCTCAAGGTCCGCGACGTAGACTGCGATTTCCGCCTCATACGCCGTCGCGTCTTCGACAAAGTGAAACTGGAATCCAACTCCGGCGTGATCTGCGTGGAGATGGTGAAGAAGATCCAGGATGCCGGGTTCAAGTTCGCCGAAGTGCCCGTGCACCACTATCACCGCGCCTATGGCAAGTCGCAGTTCTTCAACTTCGGGCGCATTGCACGGGTGGGGATAGATCTCACCAGACTGTGGTGGCAACTGGTCGGCTCGCGTATTGTGCGCCGCCCCGCCGAGACTGCGAAGCCATGA
- a CDS encoding DegT/DnrJ/EryC1/StrS family aminotransferase → MTLTLARRWAVTNVPFGNLRLQYDSMREEIDSALQQVLDSGWFILGQQVAAFEEEFAAYVGARYAIGVGNGTDALQLAVMALDIGPGDEVLTVPLTACFTALAISATGATPTFVDIQPDSFNMDPEQIEAKITPRTKAIMPVHLYGQPADLDPIMEIAEHRGLYVIEDAAQAHGAEYKGRRVGSIGHIGCFSFYPSKNLGAYGDGGLCVTSDPTLAERLRLLRNGGQSKRYHHEMLAINSRLDEMQAALLRAKLRHLDEWNDARRRIAHRYDELLAHSPVTTPVEMAYGKHVYHLYVVRSPARDRLQAHLEAHGVGTQVHYPIPLHLQGCYRFLGGKRGDYPVAERAAEEILSLPIYPELTDEQVEYVAEVIHRWVP, encoded by the coding sequence ATGACGCTAACTTTAGCGAGGAGGTGGGCGGTGACCAACGTTCCCTTCGGCAACCTGCGCTTGCAGTACGACTCGATGCGTGAGGAGATTGACTCCGCCCTCCAGCAGGTGCTCGATAGTGGCTGGTTCATCCTGGGCCAGCAGGTGGCTGCCTTCGAGGAGGAATTCGCCGCCTACGTGGGCGCTCGCTATGCCATCGGCGTCGGCAACGGCACCGACGCCCTGCAACTGGCAGTGATGGCCCTCGACATCGGCCCCGGCGACGAGGTGCTCACCGTCCCGCTGACCGCTTGCTTCACCGCCCTGGCCATCTCCGCCACCGGCGCAACTCCCACCTTCGTGGACATCCAGCCCGATAGTTTCAACATGGACCCGGAGCAGATCGAGGCCAAGATCACGCCGCGCACCAAGGCTATCATGCCCGTCCATCTCTACGGCCAGCCCGCAGATCTCGATCCTATCATGGAGATCGCGGAGCACCGTGGACTGTATGTGATCGAGGATGCGGCCCAGGCCCACGGGGCGGAATACAAGGGCCGGCGGGTGGGGAGCATCGGCCACATCGGCTGCTTCAGTTTCTATCCCAGCAAGAACCTGGGGGCATACGGCGATGGAGGTCTGTGCGTGACCAGCGACCCGACCCTGGCTGAGAGGCTGCGGCTCCTGCGCAACGGCGGCCAGTCGAAGCGCTATCATCATGAGATGCTGGCTATCAACAGCCGGCTCGATGAGATGCAGGCAGCCTTATTGCGCGCCAAGTTGCGCCACTTGGATGAGTGGAACGACGCGCGGCGGCGCATCGCCCACCGCTACGATGAATTGCTGGCCCACAGCCCGGTGACCACGCCCGTGGAGATGGCTTACGGCAAGCACGTCTATCACCTCTACGTGGTGCGCTCTCCCGCCCGGGATCGCTTGCAAGCCCATCTGGAGGCGCACGGCGTGGGCACGCAGGTGCACTACCCCATCCCGCTGCACCTCCAGGGATGCTACCGGTTCCTGGGCGGCAAGCGCGGCGATTATCCGGTGGCCGAGCGGGCGGCCGAGGAGATCCTCTCGCTGCCCATCTACCCTGAACTGACCGATGAGCAGGTGGAGTACGTGGCCGAGGTGATCCACCGCTGGGTCCCGTAG
- a CDS encoding polyprenyl synthetase family protein: MKTALALIPLLEPIRSEMERVEHSLHEMLAKVEEPLNSMLRRPLDGGKRLRSALVLLVGQMFASPMEPFYRLAIAVEMLHTATLIHDDVVDESPLRRGYQTLHTIWPTGATVLAGDYLLAQAALLIAELGLPCILKVFAETLCTMCAGEIKQMVANKGRYSHRENYYRSIEAKTASLFAATAEMAGILAGAGEQQIAALRHYGWELGIAFQMADDVLDFTGDEARLGKPAGSDLRQGLVTLPAIYYLEEVKGDTVVHAVLSGQRDEESVRAAIGAVCSSGGIEAALAEARVHASQSQEALATLPDNGSRQILRSLANYVVERGY; the protein is encoded by the coding sequence ATGAAAACCGCGTTAGCGCTCATTCCCTTGTTGGAACCCATCCGCTCGGAAATGGAGCGGGTGGAGCACTCATTACATGAGATGCTGGCGAAAGTGGAGGAGCCGCTGAACTCGATGCTCCGCCGACCGCTGGATGGCGGCAAACGGCTGCGGTCAGCGCTGGTGCTCCTCGTCGGGCAGATGTTTGCCTCTCCTATGGAGCCCTTCTACCGTCTGGCGATTGCAGTGGAGATGCTGCACACTGCTACGCTAATACACGACGACGTGGTGGATGAATCTCCCTTGCGGCGGGGCTATCAGACGCTCCACACGATCTGGCCAACGGGGGCAACTGTGCTGGCCGGCGATTACCTCCTGGCCCAGGCTGCCTTACTGATAGCAGAATTGGGACTTCCCTGCATCCTCAAAGTCTTTGCCGAAACTCTCTGCACGATGTGCGCTGGAGAGATAAAGCAAATGGTCGCCAACAAGGGGCGTTACAGCCACCGGGAAAACTATTACCGCAGCATCGAGGCCAAGACAGCCTCGCTGTTCGCTGCGACAGCGGAGATGGCAGGCATCCTCGCTGGGGCAGGAGAGCAGCAGATCGCCGCCCTCCGCCATTATGGATGGGAGTTGGGGATAGCCTTTCAGATGGCGGACGATGTGCTGGACTTCACCGGCGACGAGGCGCGATTGGGCAAACCCGCCGGCAGCGACCTCCGCCAGGGTCTGGTAACCCTGCCGGCTATCTACTACCTGGAAGAGGTCAAAGGTGATACAGTGGTCCACGCTGTTCTTTCTGGCCAGCGGGACGAAGAGAGCGTGCGAGCGGCAATAGGGGCAGTTTGCTCCTCGGGTGGCATCGAGGCCGCGTTGGCAGAGGCACGAGTCCACGCCAGCCAAAGTCAGGAGGCATTAGCCACACTGCCCGACAACGGCTCACGCCAGATACTGCGTTCTCTGGCCAATTATGTAGTGGAGCGAGGATACTAA
- a CDS encoding GNAT family N-acetyltransferase codes for MPCKTPSPPTLHFHPLTPERWADLEALFGPRGACGGCWCMWWRLTRSEFEKQKGGGNKQAMKTIVDSGEVPGLLAYADEQPIGWCAVAPRERFPALERSRVLKRVDDQPVWSIVCFFVAKLYRHRGVSAKLLRAAVEYAGENGATIVEGYPVEPKRASMPDAFAYTGLTSAFRKAGFVEVLRRSETRPIMRYYIAGR; via the coding sequence ATGCCTTGTAAAACGCCATCGCCGCCAACTCTACACTTCCACCCCCTCACACCCGAGCGCTGGGCGGACCTCGAAGCCCTCTTCGGCCCCCGGGGAGCCTGTGGCGGCTGCTGGTGTATGTGGTGGCGGCTCACGCGCTCTGAATTCGAGAAGCAAAAAGGCGGTGGCAACAAGCAGGCGATGAAGACGATCGTGGATTCGGGCGAAGTCCCCGGCCTTCTCGCGTATGCGGATGAGCAACCCATCGGCTGGTGCGCTGTGGCCCCACGGGAAAGGTTCCCCGCTCTGGAGCGGTCTCGGGTGCTGAAGAGGGTGGACGATCAGCCCGTCTGGTCCATCGTCTGCTTCTTCGTGGCCAAGTTGTACAGGCACCGGGGTGTTTCGGCGAAGTTATTGCGGGCCGCCGTCGAATACGCCGGGGAGAATGGGGCCACGATTGTCGAGGGGTATCCGGTGGAACCGAAGAGGGCCAGCATGCCCGACGCTTTCGCCTACACTGGTCTGACGTCTGCCTTCCGCAAGGCTGGGTTCGTGGAAGTGCTGCGGCGCTCCGAGACCCGACCGATCATGCGCTACTATATCGCAGGGCGATAG